The sequence GCCGCGAAACGGGCGGCGCCACCCAGCCAGGTGGCCGTGCCGGCGAGCTCGATCGCGGCGACGCTCATCCGTTCGGCCTCGACCAGGCCGCGGGTGTCGTCCACCCGCGGGTCGTCGACGACGAGGAACAGCGAGCCGCGGAAGCCGACGGGCTGCCCCTCCTCGCCGCGGCGGACCTGGGCGACGACGCGCAGGGTGGCCGGGTCGCCCGCCCGCGCGGCGAGGCGCGCCGCCGCGACCGACGTCAGCGCGTCCGTTCCGCGGGCCTGCCCCGACTCCGTCGCCCGCGCGACCGCCAGGTCGAAGTCAGCCCGGGACAGCACGATCGCCGCAGGGTCAGCGGGAGTGAACCCGTCCACGCGGGTCGCGACGGCGTGCGTTACGGAGACCAGGGCGCGGATCGCGGCGGCCCCGACCGCCGGCGACCGCGCGGGCGCGCCGTCGCCGTCTACCTGGCACCCACGGCCCGTCAGCAGGATGGCGCTCGGGGTCGCGGTGACGCCGAACCGGCGGGCGATCGCCTGGCCGTCGTCCGCGACGGCAGACCGCAGCCGGTGGCGGCGGGCCAGCTCGCGCGCCTCCGACGCCGACCCGGAGATCACGACGCGCAGCGAGAGGACGTCCTGCCACTGCTCCAGCGACGGAAGCAGGGCAAGGCAGGGAGCGCAGCGGGCGTGGAGGAAGACCAGCAGCGTGCGGGGCCGTCCGGGCGTGGCTGTACCAAGCGTCAGCCGGGCTCCCTCGACCGTCGTCGCCGGCTGCCGGGGCGGCCGGGCGCACTGACCGCGGCGCAGCCCTACCACCGCCACCGCGGCGCCCACGGCCAGCAGGGCCAGCGCCACAGCTGCCGCCGTCGCCAGGTCGAGGCCGCGCCGGGGATGGCCCGCGCGTGCCGCGACCGCCAGGGCGGCGGCGACGAGAATCCCGTTGCGGACGAGCGCCAGCGGGAACGGCGTGCGGTGGGCCGAGCCGAAACAGGCGCAGCCGTCGTCTGCTCCCGTTGCCTGCCGCTGCGCGAGCAGCGCGGCCGTGAAGACCGTGAACAGCCCCGCGGCCGCGGCCGCGGCGACAGTGGCGCTGGCGCTGGCCAGCATTCCGGCCGCGACCAGGATCTCCACGATCGGCACGGCGAAGGCCAGCGGAACGGAGAGCGAACGGGCCCGGCGCCCGAGGACGGCGAGTTCCGAGAGCTCGCCGCGGAAAGCAGGTAACTCCAGACCTTTGGCCGTCGCGCCCAAGCAAAGAATGAGGCCGAGGACAAGCCGCGCGGCCAGGTCGAACATGAGGGTCATCCTCCCGGACCGGTCACACGGCGCCGCACTCTGGCGAATTCTGCTGCCAGTCTCCACGGGGAGCGCGAGGCGCGCAACGAAGTATTGTTGCTGCCCGCGGCTGGCGATTGCGACGGGCTCCGAGGCGCGGGCAGCTGGCTTCACTGCGCCCGGCCATGCCCTCGGGTGGGCGCGGTTCCAGGCGGTGCCGGAGGCCGGGGTGGGTGATGAGGACGCCGCGTTCCTCAGCGGCCGCACCGGAGTTCCGTGAGCCCTTTCCCGAAACGGTCAGGGTGTTTTTCCACACTGGTGGTAAGTGTTCTGGAACGCTTACAGAAAGCTTTCGTCACCGTCCCGTCGACGTCCTGTTCGCCCCGCCCCCAGAACCACAACAGCCGAACCCCACGCTGAGGGTTCAGCTGTCTCCGAGGTCGTCGGCCAGGTCGGAGGCAGACAGCCAGGTGATCTCCATTCCCCACGAGACGAGGCACTCGCGGCCGGCCAGAGCTCGTCGGGCGGCGCCGACGATCCGGCTCAGGCTGCAGGGGGCGCCACGGCGGTGACGGCCCAGCACGCCGCCGTATAGCGGACTCGGCCGTCCTGGAGGTAGGGCTCGAAACCCGTCCGGACCGCGTCGATCACCTTCGCCCGCAGGTCGCCGTCGAGTTCGGCGAGGGCGCGGCCGGCGGGGCCCACCAGCGTGAAGTAGCGCTCCAGCTCCGCCTCGGCGAGCGAGCAGGGCACGTCGAGGCGCTGGATGTCGATGCCGGTCCAGCCGCTGTCCGTGAGCACGCGCCGGGTGTGGTCGTGGCGGGCGAGGGCGAACGGGCCCGGCGCGTCCGGGTCACGGGACGCGAGGCCCGGCAGCAGCGGTGACGCCGCCTGCTCGGCCGCCGTGAGGAACGGATTCTCGGCCGGGCCCCGCCAGGCGACGAACCGGAGCCGGCCGCCGGGCCGCGCGGCGCCTCGGAGGTTCGAGAAGGCGCCGACGGCGTCGTCGAAGAACATGACCCCGAACCGCGAGATGACCACATCGAACGCGGCCGGCTGGAACGTGTGGCTCGCGGCGTCGCCGTGCAGGAACCGCGCGGCCACGTCCTCCCGCTCGGCCCGTGCCCGGGCCGCCTCGATCATCGGCTCGGAGATGTCGACGCCGACGCAGCCCCCGCG is a genomic window of Pseudofrankia inefficax containing:
- a CDS encoding class I SAM-dependent methyltransferase; its protein translation is MDVPAHGDGGQAGGGQKALWSGVAGRGWVAAQELLDRMYQPFEDLLADSVAPGSRVLDVGCGAGATTLAAARRAGERGGCVGVDISEPMIEAARARAEREDVAARFLHGDAASHTFQPAAFDVVISRFGVMFFDDAVGAFSNLRGAARPGGRLRFVAWRGPAENPFLTAAEQAASPLLPGLASRDPDAPGPFALARHDHTRRVLTDSGWTGIDIQRLDVPCSLAEAELERYFTLVGPAGRALAELDGDLRAKVIDAVRTGFEPYLQDGRVRYTAACWAVTAVAPPAA